From one Haloferax marinisediminis genomic stretch:
- the hemL gene encoding glutamate-1-semialdehyde 2,1-aminomutase codes for MRHDESRALYDRALSVLAGGVNSSVRATQPYPFFVERGDGAHVIDADGNRYIDYVMGYGPLLYGHDAPEPVQAAVQKHAAAGPMYGAPTEIEVEHAEFVARHVPSVEMLRFVNSGTEATVSAVRLARATTGRDKIVVMQGGYHGAQESTLVEGGPEGASPSTPGIPSSFAEHTIPVPFNDAEAVREVFEAHGQDIAAVLAEPILANMGIVHPVDGYLQTLRDVTEEYGSLLIFDEVITGFRVGGLQCAQGKFGVTPDLTTFGKIIGGGFPVGAIGGKAELVEQFTPGGNVFQSGTFSGHPVTMAAGHEYLKYAAENDVYDHVNRLGEKLRSGISDILEDQAPEYTVVGTDSMFKTIFTRHGPADRDDLCESGCEQRESCARFDYCPKTGADVSKAETDRWERVFWQEMKDRGVFLTANQFESQFVSYAHTDEDIEETLEAYKEAL; via the coding sequence ATGAGACACGACGAGTCCCGCGCGTTGTACGACCGAGCGCTGTCGGTTCTCGCTGGCGGTGTGAACTCCTCGGTCAGGGCAACCCAGCCCTACCCGTTCTTCGTCGAACGAGGAGACGGCGCACACGTCATCGACGCCGACGGGAATCGGTACATCGACTACGTGATGGGCTACGGCCCACTCCTGTACGGCCACGACGCACCCGAGCCCGTCCAAGCGGCCGTCCAGAAACACGCCGCCGCAGGGCCGATGTACGGTGCACCGACGGAGATAGAAGTCGAACACGCCGAGTTCGTCGCCCGGCACGTCCCCTCGGTCGAGATGCTTCGCTTCGTCAACTCGGGTACCGAAGCGACCGTTTCGGCAGTCCGCCTCGCCCGCGCGACCACCGGGCGCGACAAAATCGTCGTCATGCAGGGCGGCTATCACGGCGCACAAGAGTCTACGCTGGTCGAAGGCGGCCCTGAGGGTGCGAGTCCGAGTACGCCGGGCATCCCCTCGTCGTTCGCAGAACACACGATTCCCGTCCCGTTCAACGACGCCGAGGCAGTTCGCGAGGTGTTCGAAGCACACGGTCAGGACATCGCGGCGGTGTTGGCCGAGCCCATCCTCGCGAACATGGGCATCGTCCACCCAGTCGATGGCTATCTCCAGACGCTTCGCGACGTGACCGAGGAGTACGGCTCGCTCCTCATCTTCGACGAGGTCATCACTGGGTTCCGCGTCGGCGGCCTCCAGTGTGCCCAAGGGAAGTTCGGCGTCACGCCGGACCTCACGACGTTCGGGAAGATTATCGGCGGCGGGTTCCCCGTCGGTGCCATCGGCGGCAAAGCCGAACTCGTCGAGCAGTTCACCCCCGGCGGCAACGTGTTCCAGTCGGGCACGTTCTCCGGCCACCCAGTCACGATGGCCGCGGGCCACGAGTACCTGAAGTACGCCGCCGAAAACGACGTGTACGACCACGTCAACCGACTCGGCGAGAAACTCCGGTCTGGCATCTCCGACATCCTCGAAGACCAGGCACCCGAGTACACCGTCGTCGGCACGGACTCGATGTTCAAGACCATCTTCACGCGTCACGGCCCCGCCGACCGCGACGACCTCTGTGAGAGCGGATGTGAACAACGCGAGTCGTGTGCCCGCTTCGACTACTGTCCGAAGACCGGTGCCGACGTGTCGAAGGCAGAAACCGACCGCTGGGAGCGCGTCTTCTGGCAGGAGATGAAAGACCGCGGCGTCTTCCTCACCGCGAACCAGTTCGAGTCGCAGTTCGTCTCGTACGCGCACACGGACGAAGACATCGAAGAGACGCTCGAAGCGTACAAAGAAGCGCTCTAG
- the hemC gene encoding hydroxymethylbilane synthase: MTTRTLRLATRGSALARAQASSVQEALASRRLDVELVEVETEGDRIQDELIHRLGKTGAFVRALDERVLDGDVDAAVHSMKDMPTEKPNDLVVAGVPERAPAGDVLVTSDGSDIDELPEGAVVGTSSLRRQAQLLNYREDLEVAPLRGNVDTRVEKLLATSLQREHEARVEDDKERQGKHGKTDHDGEFDQRADEWFDNLTELERQAMSRKVDTEYDAIVLAEAGLKRSGLADKVEYQRLDRNSFVPAPGQGAIAVTASDPEIVDLVHDKLDHPRTRVETTVERTILAELGGGCIAPIGVHALLQGEHVHVDVQVLATDGSEAIKTSRDLPVGNHANTAREFAAGLRERGADQLIEAARQEAEEE; encoded by the coding sequence ATGACTACACGGACGCTGCGACTGGCGACGCGGGGGTCGGCGCTCGCTCGCGCACAGGCTTCGAGCGTACAGGAGGCGCTCGCGAGCCGACGACTCGACGTCGAACTCGTCGAGGTCGAGACAGAGGGAGACCGAATTCAGGACGAACTCATCCACCGACTGGGCAAGACGGGCGCGTTCGTTCGCGCACTCGACGAGCGCGTCCTCGACGGCGACGTCGACGCGGCGGTCCACTCGATGAAGGACATGCCGACGGAGAAGCCGAACGACCTCGTCGTGGCCGGCGTCCCCGAGCGCGCACCTGCGGGCGACGTCCTCGTCACGAGCGACGGGTCCGACATCGACGAACTACCCGAAGGCGCAGTCGTCGGTACGTCGTCGCTCCGCCGACAGGCGCAACTGCTCAACTACCGCGAGGACCTCGAAGTCGCACCGCTCCGCGGCAACGTCGACACGCGCGTCGAGAAGTTGCTGGCGACGAGTCTCCAGCGAGAACACGAGGCCCGCGTCGAAGACGACAAAGAACGACAGGGGAAGCACGGAAAGACCGACCACGACGGCGAGTTCGACCAGCGCGCCGACGAGTGGTTCGACAACCTCACCGAACTCGAACGGCAGGCGATGAGCCGAAAGGTCGACACCGAGTACGACGCTATCGTCCTCGCAGAGGCCGGTCTCAAGCGCAGTGGACTCGCCGACAAGGTCGAGTACCAGCGTCTCGACCGAAATTCGTTCGTCCCCGCACCCGGGCAGGGTGCCATCGCAGTGACGGCGTCCGACCCAGAGATTGTCGACCTCGTCCACGACAAACTCGACCACCCGCGAACGCGCGTCGAGACCACCGTCGAACGAACCATCCTCGCCGAACTCGGCGGCGGGTGTATCGCACCAATCGGCGTCCACGCGCTCTTGCAGGGCGAACACGTCCACGTCGACGTCCAAGTGCTCGCGACAGACGGGTCAGAAGCCATCAAGACGTCGCGTGACCTGCCAGTCGGCAACCACGCGAACACGGCCCGCGAGTTCGCAGCAGGACTGCGCGAGCGCGGTGCTGACCAGCTCATCGAGGCCGCCCGACAGGAAGCAGAGGAGGAGTGA
- the cobA gene encoding uroporphyrinogen-III C-methyltransferase yields MTGEDEPADSDTVGMVHLVGSGPGDPELLTMKAARLIDEADVVLHDKLPGPEILGMIPAEKREDVGKRAGGEWTPQEYTNARLVELAREGKQVVRLKGGDPFVFGRGGEEMEHLAENGIPFDVVPGITSAVGGPGSAGIPVTHRDYVSSVSFVTGHEDPTKDESAIDWGALAATGGTLVVLMGVGKLPLYTAELLDAGMDADTPVALIERATWPEMRVATGTLETIVDVRDEADIEPPAITVIGEVAATRDHVKEFLRGGGVDALASASTDGMKEAGDEETDE; encoded by the coding sequence ATGACGGGGGAGGACGAGCCGGCTGACTCCGACACCGTCGGGATGGTCCACCTCGTCGGGAGCGGTCCGGGTGACCCGGAACTGCTCACGATGAAGGCCGCACGCCTCATCGACGAGGCAGACGTGGTCCTCCACGACAAACTGCCCGGCCCGGAGATTCTCGGGATGATTCCGGCCGAAAAACGCGAAGACGTCGGCAAGCGTGCCGGTGGCGAGTGGACGCCACAGGAGTACACGAACGCCCGATTGGTCGAACTCGCCCGCGAAGGGAAGCAGGTCGTCCGATTGAAAGGTGGCGACCCGTTCGTCTTCGGCCGCGGTGGCGAAGAGATGGAACACCTCGCGGAGAACGGAATCCCGTTCGACGTCGTGCCCGGCATCACCTCGGCAGTCGGTGGCCCCGGGTCCGCAGGCATCCCCGTCACCCACCGCGACTACGTCTCGTCGGTCTCGTTCGTCACCGGGCACGAAGACCCGACGAAAGACGAGTCGGCAATCGACTGGGGAGCGTTGGCCGCGACGGGTGGGACGCTCGTCGTCCTCATGGGTGTCGGCAAACTGCCGCTCTACACGGCCGAACTGCTCGACGCAGGAATGGACGCCGACACGCCCGTCGCCCTCATCGAGCGCGCGACGTGGCCCGAGATGCGCGTCGCGACCGGGACGCTCGAAACCATCGTCGACGTTCGCGACGAGGCCGACATCGAACCGCCGGCGATTACCGTCATCGGCGAGGTTGCGGCGACTCGTGACCACGTCAAGGAGTTCCTGCGTGGTGGCGGCGTCGACGCCCTCGCCAGTGCATCGACCGACGGCATGAAGGAAGCCGGTGACGAGGAGACAGACGAATAA
- a CDS encoding uroporphyrinogen-III synthase has translation MSQQVRAAVFRPDDERIDAAVELLDSLGATPIADPMLVVEPTDATPEPAEYVVLTSKTGVELLAEAGWEPGEAVLCCIGPATAGAAREAGWTVDRVPDEYTSSGLVEHLAPDVSGATVEVARSDHGSDVLLDGLRDAGADVHETVLYRLVRPEGSGESAVMAADGDLEAALFTSSLTVEHFLDAAEERGIREEAIAGLNAAVVGAIGSPTRETAESHGIDVDVVPDEATFEALACDVVETAAPTYHE, from the coding sequence ATGAGCCAACAGGTTCGTGCTGCGGTCTTCCGCCCCGACGACGAGCGTATCGACGCGGCGGTCGAACTGCTTGATTCCCTCGGCGCGACCCCGATTGCCGACCCGATGCTGGTGGTCGAACCGACAGACGCAACACCCGAACCGGCCGAGTACGTCGTCCTCACGAGCAAGACCGGGGTCGAACTGCTCGCCGAGGCCGGATGGGAACCGGGCGAGGCAGTGCTGTGCTGTATTGGTCCTGCAACCGCCGGCGCCGCACGTGAGGCCGGCTGGACTGTCGACCGCGTCCCCGACGAGTACACGTCGTCCGGGTTGGTCGAACACCTCGCACCCGACGTGTCGGGGGCGACGGTCGAAGTCGCCCGGAGCGACCACGGGAGTGACGTTCTCCTCGACGGCCTGCGCGACGCCGGTGCCGACGTTCACGAGACGGTTCTCTACCGGCTCGTTCGCCCAGAGGGGTCGGGCGAGTCGGCCGTCATGGCAGCCGACGGCGACCTCGAAGCGGCCCTGTTCACCTCGTCGCTGACGGTCGAACACTTCCTCGACGCCGCCGAAGAACGCGGCATCCGCGAGGAGGCAATCGCCGGCCTGAACGCTGCCGTCGTCGGTGCCATCGGTTCGCCGACGCGGGAGACGGCCGAATCGCACGGCATCGACGTCGACGTCGTTCCCGACGAGGCGACGTTCGAGGCACTCGCCTGCGACGTCGTCGAAACAGCAGCACCGACCTACCACGAGTGA
- a CDS encoding MFS transporter encodes MSEPTTDGSWRTVAAVTGWQTAASLCYYTIFASTGLVREAFSLSESLVGVFLTAGVLGYTLALFPSGALVDGYGEKPAMVVGLFALAVAVVGVSFAPSYALLLVTAGLLGVAYSAAMPGSNRGIVAAAPAGSKNLAMGLKQVGVTAGSGASSVIITGVAAFAAWQTGFWLIAVVAVVYALFFAVEYRGTPGTGRLERPQLGGLSDNRVYVALVAAGLFIGASIYSMLGYTILYVQDVVGTSPAIAGGVLAATQVTGSIGRIGAGSLADRLGGVNGAATVALAQLTGAVVLFGLLAGAGGSLVFTVVVFVALGLTIHGSTGVFYSCLSGVVDDGDIGAATAGGQTAINTGGLLAPPLFGIVVESLGYGAGWTVVTVSTVAAALLLFVVTRRL; translated from the coding sequence ATGAGCGAACCTACAACCGACGGGTCGTGGCGAACCGTCGCCGCAGTCACCGGGTGGCAGACCGCGGCCAGTCTCTGTTACTACACCATCTTCGCCTCCACGGGACTCGTCCGTGAGGCGTTCTCGCTGTCCGAGTCACTCGTCGGCGTCTTTCTGACCGCCGGCGTCCTCGGATACACCCTCGCGTTGTTCCCGAGCGGTGCGCTCGTCGATGGCTACGGCGAGAAACCCGCGATGGTCGTCGGTCTCTTCGCGCTCGCAGTCGCAGTCGTCGGCGTCTCGTTCGCACCCTCGTACGCACTCTTGTTGGTCACCGCCGGCCTCCTCGGTGTGGCATATTCGGCGGCGATGCCCGGTTCGAACCGTGGTATCGTCGCTGCCGCCCCCGCAGGGAGCAAGAACCTCGCGATGGGATTGAAACAGGTCGGCGTCACCGCCGGAAGCGGTGCATCGTCGGTCATCATCACGGGCGTCGCTGCCTTCGCGGCGTGGCAGACAGGGTTTTGGCTCATCGCCGTCGTCGCCGTGGTGTACGCGCTCTTCTTCGCCGTCGAGTATCGGGGGACGCCCGGAACCGGACGGCTCGAACGGCCACAACTCGGTGGGCTGAGCGACAACCGAGTCTACGTCGCCCTCGTCGCCGCCGGACTGTTCATCGGTGCGTCTATCTACTCGATGCTCGGGTACACCATCCTCTACGTGCAGGACGTGGTCGGAACGAGTCCCGCAATCGCCGGTGGCGTCCTCGCGGCGACGCAGGTGACCGGGAGCATCGGCCGTATCGGTGCCGGGAGTCTCGCCGACCGACTCGGTGGCGTGAACGGGGCGGCAACCGTCGCACTTGCTCAACTCACGGGTGCGGTCGTCCTGTTCGGCCTCCTCGCCGGAGCAGGGGGGTCGCTCGTCTTCACCGTCGTCGTGTTCGTCGCGCTCGGACTCACCATCCACGGCTCGACGGGTGTGTTCTACTCCTGTTTGAGCGGCGTCGTCGACGACGGCGACATCGGCGCAGCGACTGCGGGTGGACAGACCGCAATCAACACCGGCGGCCTGCTCGCACCACCGCTGTTCGGTATCGTCGTGGAGTCACTCGGCTACGGTGCCGGGTGGACAGTCGTCACCGTTTCGACGGTCGCAGCGGCACTCTTGCTGTTCGTGGTCACACGACGGCTCTAA
- a CDS encoding enoyl-CoA hydratase/isomerase family protein yields MIRYDIRGDASWLTLDRPEKKNALHLDGWRALRDGLDRAAEDSRVAVLTGVEDVFCAGDDIALIDEAETADDVETLTDCLYDVFFGIESLDIPVIAAVNGLAYGGGCELVAACDLAVAVEDATFALPETTIGAYPPYAVERVAETVGKKRLMELALTGDPIDADRAATWGLVNRVVPAGQLAETTTQFVESIANSPRRSTRLTKQYAAVGAADPAARDRIRGAFQQIRADDECRAATKRFFER; encoded by the coding sequence ATGATACGATACGACATCCGTGGCGACGCGAGTTGGCTCACGCTCGACCGACCCGAGAAGAAGAACGCCCTCCACCTCGACGGATGGCGAGCACTTCGCGATGGCCTCGACCGGGCAGCAGAAGACTCCCGTGTGGCCGTCCTCACCGGTGTCGAAGACGTGTTCTGTGCCGGTGACGACATCGCCCTCATCGACGAGGCGGAGACTGCCGACGACGTGGAGACACTGACCGACTGCCTCTACGACGTGTTTTTCGGCATCGAATCGCTGGACATTCCGGTCATCGCGGCCGTCAACGGACTCGCCTACGGCGGTGGCTGTGAACTCGTCGCCGCGTGTGACCTCGCTGTCGCCGTCGAAGATGCGACGTTCGCGCTCCCGGAGACGACCATCGGCGCGTATCCACCGTACGCAGTCGAGCGTGTGGCCGAAACCGTCGGCAAGAAACGACTCATGGAACTCGCGCTGACGGGCGACCCAATCGACGCTGACCGGGCGGCAACGTGGGGGCTCGTGAATCGAGTGGTCCCGGCAGGACAGTTAGCGGAGACGACCACGCAATTCGTCGAGTCGATTGCAAATTCCCCCCGGCGTTCGACCCGCCTCACGAAACAGTACGCGGCAGTCGGTGCGGCCGACCCGGCGGCACGCGACCGAATCCGCGGTGCCTTCCAGCAGATTCGTGCCGACGACGAGTGTCGGGCGGCGACGAAACGGTTCTTCGAGCGGTGA
- a CDS encoding PstS family phosphate ABC transporter substrate-binding protein codes for MTRKTDDVVSRRKFLIASGAVGLAGLAGCTENNSGSGSADESGGSDDAASAENENSGSDTDALSGAIDIAGSSTVFPLATAMAERFREENPDVNINIQSTGSGGGFANYFCPGETDFNNASRPIKSEEQDQCSTNDVDPVEIKVATDALTVIVNNENDFIGEGLTVEQLKTIFSAEEQPETWSDVNADWPEEPIEIFGPTDASGTYDYFIEAIIGEEGPGHRQDYSATEQDRTIIQGVEGSEFAIGYMGYAYYSENTDAVQAVAIDDGDGYVEPSLETALSGEYTPLSRPLFTYPATDALEKDHVAEFARFWMENSTSKEIVADEVGYVPLGEDEQQEMLDKLDSAIEEAN; via the coding sequence ATGACGCGCAAGACGGACGACGTCGTTTCACGCCGAAAGTTCTTGATTGCCTCCGGTGCGGTCGGCCTCGCTGGCCTCGCCGGGTGTACTGAGAACAACAGTGGTTCTGGATCCGCAGACGAATCGGGCGGTTCAGACGACGCGGCGAGCGCTGAAAACGAGAACTCCGGCTCCGACACGGACGCGCTTTCGGGCGCAATCGACATCGCCGGTTCTTCGACGGTGTTCCCACTGGCCACCGCGATGGCCGAGCGCTTCCGTGAAGAGAACCCCGACGTCAACATCAACATCCAGTCGACGGGCTCCGGCGGCGGCTTCGCGAACTACTTCTGCCCCGGCGAGACCGACTTCAACAACGCCTCGCGCCCAATCAAATCCGAAGAGCAGGACCAATGTTCGACGAACGACGTTGACCCCGTCGAAATCAAAGTCGCGACCGACGCCCTGACCGTCATCGTCAACAACGAGAACGACTTCATCGGCGAGGGCCTCACCGTCGAGCAACTCAAGACCATCTTCTCGGCTGAGGAACAACCCGAGACGTGGTCCGACGTCAACGCCGACTGGCCGGAAGAACCAATCGAAATCTTCGGTCCCACTGACGCATCCGGCACCTACGACTACTTCATCGAGGCCATCATCGGCGAGGAGGGTCCGGGCCACCGCCAAGACTACTCCGCGACCGAACAGGACCGCACCATCATCCAGGGTGTCGAAGGCTCCGAATTCGCCATCGGTTACATGGGCTACGCCTACTACAGCGAGAACACCGACGCTGTCCAGGCAGTCGCTATCGACGACGGCGACGGCTACGTCGAACCGTCGCTCGAAACGGCACTCTCCGGTGAGTACACGCCGCTGTCGCGCCCACTCTTCACCTACCCTGCAACGGACGCCCTCGAGAAGGACCACGTCGCCGAATTCGCTCGCTTCTGGATGGAGAACTCCACGAGCAAGGAAATCGTCGCCGACGAAGTTGGCTACGTCCCACTCGGCGAAGACGAGCAGCAAGAGATGCTCGACAAGCTCGATTCGGCCATCGAGGAAGCAAACTAA
- a CDS encoding DHHA1 domain-containing protein, which produces MEGPVPDLTEHAAACADRLRAADRVLLASHIDADGLTSAGIASTALERAGIPFETVFCRQLDERAVAEIAATDYDTVLFTDFGSGQLDIIAEHESAGDFHPVIADHHQPAEGVETEHHLNPLRFGIDGATELSGAGASYVLARALEPEGGDNRDLAALAVVGAVGDMQDSNGTLHGANEGIVEEGVEAGVVEEGTDLRIYGRQTRALPKLLQYATDVRIPGISNNEAGAIEFLTELDVPVRDDDGEWKRWVDLTGEQRQTLASALIRRAIASGVPARRIDDLVGTTYVLSREQEGTELRDVSEFSTLLNATARYDRGDVGLAVCLGDRDRALDRARRLLRNHRRNLSNGLQWVKEHGVTVEENLQWFDAGDEIRETIVGIVAGMAVGTDATRSGIPVLAFAENEDGDVKVSSRGSYVMVRNGLDLSVVMREASRAVGGDGGGHNVAAGATIPKGSVEEFIAEADRIVGEQLG; this is translated from the coding sequence ATGGAAGGACCCGTCCCCGACCTCACTGAGCACGCCGCGGCGTGTGCAGACCGACTCCGCGCCGCCGACCGGGTGCTCCTCGCTTCGCACATCGACGCCGACGGGTTGACGAGCGCCGGCATCGCCTCGACGGCGCTCGAACGCGCCGGGATTCCGTTCGAGACCGTGTTCTGCCGCCAACTCGACGAGCGTGCAGTCGCCGAAATCGCGGCGACTGACTACGACACCGTCCTCTTTACCGACTTCGGCAGCGGTCAACTCGACATCATCGCCGAACACGAATCGGCGGGAGACTTCCACCCCGTCATCGCCGACCACCACCAGCCCGCCGAGGGCGTCGAGACCGAACACCACCTCAACCCACTTCGGTTCGGTATCGACGGAGCGACCGAACTCTCTGGAGCAGGCGCGAGTTACGTCCTCGCCCGCGCACTCGAACCCGAAGGAGGCGACAACCGTGACCTCGCGGCCCTCGCCGTCGTCGGCGCTGTCGGCGACATGCAAGATTCGAACGGCACCCTCCACGGAGCCAACGAAGGCATCGTCGAAGAGGGGGTCGAAGCCGGCGTCGTCGAAGAGGGGACGGACCTCCGCATCTACGGCCGACAGACGCGTGCACTCCCGAAGCTCCTCCAGTACGCGACCGACGTTCGCATCCCCGGTATCTCGAACAACGAAGCCGGGGCTATCGAGTTCCTGACCGAACTCGACGTGCCGGTCCGTGACGACGACGGTGAGTGGAAGCGATGGGTTGACCTCACGGGTGAGCAGCGACAGACTCTCGCCAGCGCCCTGATTCGCCGGGCCATCGCGAGCGGCGTCCCTGCCCGACGAATCGACGACCTCGTGGGAACGACGTACGTCCTCTCACGAGAGCAGGAAGGCACCGAACTCCGCGACGTGAGCGAGTTCTCGACGCTCCTGAACGCGACGGCCCGCTACGACCGAGGCGACGTGGGACTCGCCGTCTGTCTCGGCGACCGTGACCGCGCGCTCGACCGGGCGCGCAGACTCCTGCGCAACCACCGCCGAAACCTCTCGAACGGCCTCCAGTGGGTGAAAGAACACGGCGTGACTGTCGAAGAGAACCTCCAGTGGTTCGACGCCGGCGACGAGATACGTGAGACCATCGTCGGCATCGTCGCCGGCATGGCCGTCGGCACCGACGCGACGCGCTCGGGAATCCCCGTCCTCGCTTTCGCCGAGAACGAAGATGGCGACGTGAAAGTCTCCTCGCGCGGGTCGTACGTGATGGTCAGAAATGGCCTCGACCTCTCTGTCGTCATGCGCGAGGCATCCCGAGCAGTCGGCGGCGACGGCGGCGGGCACAACGTCGCGGCGGGTGCGACGATTCCGAAGGGGTCGGTCGAAGAGTTCATCGCAGAAGCCGACCGCATCGTCGGCGAGCAGTTAGGATAG
- the ppk2 gene encoding polyphosphate kinase 2 — protein sequence MSSEVEYNKKGVIKKKHYKRELNSLQEELVKLQHWITEENLRVCVIFEGRDAAGKGGVIKRITRRLNPRVARVVALGTPTEREKGQWYFQRYVEQLPTEGEMVLFDRSWYNRAGVERVMGFCTDEEYEEFLRTCPEFERMLVRSGIILIKYWFSISDEEQERRFQKRNEDPKRRWKLSPMDLEARSQWVEYSRAKDVMLEYTDIDDAPWNIVHADVKRHARLNCISHLLDQIPYEDLTPDPIELPPRQNADYERPPIDDQDWVPAKFGSNPVDSD from the coding sequence ATGTCGAGCGAGGTCGAATACAACAAAAAAGGGGTCATCAAGAAGAAACACTACAAGCGCGAGTTGAACTCTCTGCAGGAAGAACTCGTCAAACTCCAACACTGGATTACGGAGGAAAACCTCCGAGTCTGCGTCATCTTCGAGGGACGTGACGCTGCGGGAAAGGGTGGCGTCATCAAGCGCATCACTCGTCGACTCAACCCGCGGGTCGCGCGGGTCGTCGCTCTCGGGACGCCCACGGAGCGCGAAAAAGGGCAGTGGTACTTCCAACGCTACGTCGAGCAACTCCCCACAGAGGGTGAGATGGTGTTGTTCGACCGGAGTTGGTACAACCGCGCGGGCGTCGAGCGCGTGATGGGATTCTGCACCGACGAAGAGTACGAAGAGTTCCTCCGGACCTGCCCCGAGTTCGAGCGAATGTTGGTTCGGTCTGGCATCATCCTCATCAAGTACTGGTTCTCTATCAGCGACGAAGAACAGGAGCGACGGTTCCAGAAACGCAACGAGGACCCGAAACGTCGCTGGAAACTGAGTCCGATGGACCTCGAAGCGCGGTCACAGTGGGTCGAGTACTCCAGAGCCAAAGACGTGATGTTAGAATACACCGACATCGACGACGCACCGTGGAACATCGTCCACGCAGACGTGAAACGACACGCACGACTGAACTGTATCTCACACCTCTTGGACCAGATTCCGTACGAAGACCTGACGCCCGACCCCATCGAACTTCCGCCGCGACAGAACGCCGACTACGAGCGCCCACCCATCGACGACCAGGACTGGGTGCCCGCGAAGTTCGGGTCGAATCCGGTGGACAGCGACTGA
- a CDS encoding DUF7557 family protein, producing MATARTNKFEYDYPVGYEPEVQTETVELDRRTVERLDALREDEEQSYDELIDELLSIFVTSELFAARVDSPLIE from the coding sequence ATGGCGACCGCGAGAACAAACAAATTCGAATACGATTACCCGGTCGGTTACGAACCGGAGGTACAAACAGAGACGGTCGAGTTGGACCGTCGAACCGTCGAACGACTCGATGCACTGCGCGAGGACGAGGAGCAGTCGTACGACGAACTAATAGACGAACTCCTGTCCATCTTCGTGACGAGCGAGCTGTTCGCCGCGCGTGTGGACTCTCCACTCATCGAGTGA
- a CDS encoding DUF5783 family protein gives MTDFDPEKFEDKYVHYFPQLQRAYKNAFETMNDEFDSTLIHGIDQQILNESEPFYEDGDFSVELPENPPERLTAVEIDDDELEAVLDRYVDEIEAELRRVFGVEA, from the coding sequence ATGACCGACTTCGACCCAGAGAAGTTCGAAGACAAGTACGTCCACTACTTCCCGCAGCTCCAGCGTGCGTACAAGAACGCCTTCGAGACGATGAACGACGAGTTCGACTCGACGCTCATCCACGGCATCGACCAGCAGATTCTCAACGAGTCTGAACCGTTCTACGAGGACGGCGACTTCTCCGTCGAACTCCCCGAGAACCCGCCAGAGCGACTCACTGCTGTCGAAATCGATGACGACGAACTGGAGGCCGTCCTCGACCGATACGTGGACGAAATCGAGGCCGAACTCCGCCGTGTCTTCGGCGTCGAAGCGTAA
- a CDS encoding NifU family protein, which produces MSTETQDGEDDLKERVVNFLRRNFPQIQMHGGSAAIRDLDRETGEVTVLLGGACSGCGISPMTIQAIKTRMVKEIPEINEVHADTGMGGDMGGASRGGDVSPSFPGDTSDDREDDQGPQAPF; this is translated from the coding sequence ATGAGCACGGAGACGCAGGACGGCGAGGACGACCTTAAAGAGCGTGTCGTGAATTTCCTCCGTCGGAACTTCCCGCAAATCCAGATGCACGGCGGAAGCGCGGCCATCCGCGACCTCGACCGAGAGACGGGTGAGGTCACGGTCCTCCTCGGTGGCGCTTGCTCTGGGTGTGGCATCTCCCCGATGACCATCCAGGCGATCAAGACCCGCATGGTCAAGGAGATTCCCGAAATCAACGAAGTCCACGCCGACACCGGCATGGGCGGCGACATGGGTGGCGCAAGCCGCGGCGGCGACGTGAGCCCGTCGTTCCCCGGCGACACCAGCGACGACCGCGAAGACGACCAGGGTCCGCAGGCCCCGTTCTAA